A segment of the Mytilus trossulus isolate FHL-02 chromosome 12, PNRI_Mtr1.1.1.hap1, whole genome shotgun sequence genome:
ctttatcaataattataaatgttattgACGTGGGAGGATTTGAATAACATTAGAGGGGAAGATCTTGCTTCAGGGAGATAACgctttaaataaaggcaacagtagtataccgctcttcgaaattcataaatcgatagagaaaaaacaaatccgggctacaaactcaaactgagggaaacgcattaaatttAAGAGAaatacgacacaacagaaacacaacattaaaatgtaagacacacagaaaagaactaaaatataacaatggccatttcccTGACTTTGTACACctggtattttaaaataaaatggtgggttgaacctggttttgtggcatgccaaacctgttatgtattttaagcatttgcCTAAATTAGATAGAAAACAATCAATGCAACCTATAAGCTTAGAACATACTTATGAAATGATTAACAGAAACTTATTGATGCttttatttggcacaacttttttggaatttcgggtcctcaatgctcttcaactttgtacttgcttaactttttttttaactattttaaaactgagcgccactgatgaggcttatgtagacgaaacgtgcgtctggcgtattaaattataagcctgatacctttgataactatttacaccactgggtcgatgccactgctggtggacgtttcgtctccgaggggtatcaccagcccagtagttagcatttcggtgctgacatgaatatcaattatatgttcatttttatgaatttccttctgcaaaactttgattttttttgaaaaactaaggattttcttatcccaggaatagattacattagccgtatttggcacatttttttttaaattcgggtcctcaatgctcttcaactttgtacttgtttagcttttttaactattttgatctgagcgtcactgtagagtcttatgcagacgaaacacgcgtctggcgtattcaattataatcctggtacctttgataactattaagagTTATTTTTCTTTACCTAAGTCTATTTCCTTAAATGGGCACTAGCTGTTAAaatcatgttcaccgatttgaatcaaattctcatattttatttataacacacTAAAACGAAAATCCACATTacaatattgcaatattatgtctgaaataaacagtaaaaaatgtatgtattcgataatgtttataaaaaagtcAATGTGTTTAAGTCTAGACGACAACTTATTAATTATGAGATGACCTCCAAGACTGCCAACTGTCACAATAGTTCAGAGAAATAGAGAGCGGCCTCGTGCAATTTGATTGTTTATGTCTCTATGATTTCATGttataaataagtaaattatcGTTTTTCCCTTAaacagaatgattttttttttctggattgACTCAGTCAACCTACGGGtttaactttgtttcattttcactATTGACGTACTTTTCCTTTCAAGTAATGGCTACACACGACTAAAACATACGTAATCATTTCTACCTCATTGATTAAATTGAATGGCAAATGAATACGAATCatatgaggtcgaattattcacttgcaagtgattAATTCATCAGCGATGtgtcttatctttttttttggcaaattgaACCAAGTTGTatgctaaaagcaaattatcatttcattattttcctttaatTTATGATTGAACCAAACAAAATGGTACTCCATTTTTGTGCATATCTTTTAGATAATGTCCCATTAAATATACTGAATAACTTTATGGCATAAAAACAACTTCAAGAAAAACGACTGTTAGAATGTTGTAGTCAGAATAGAGTGTGCATCTCTAATGTTGATCAAGTTTTCCCTAACGATTAAAATACATACAATAAGATTCAAGTTTCGAAATTATGAACATTTGCCTTTCAGTatcttaatttaaattaattgacAATCTCTCTTAAAGTAACTTTAATACTATAAGTACTAACGGAGAGATATACTTAACCTATACATGGTCCCTTCTTGTCCTGACATGTAATACTCAttaattaaaacagaaattaaatcGCTGTCAAATCATAACATAAGCACACAACCCTCAAATAAATTTAGTTATACAAAAACATCTTAAACTATTGTTTCAAGTGAATATATTAATCTGATATTGTACCAGTTAACATCTAGAACCATTGTATCGCGTGAAAAACAATCTGATATTATATCAATAGAACAATGGACTATCGACTGGTCGAAAATGCAGAGCACGAAAGCTCAGAATTTAAAATTCGTTCCGATCTAAAACCGGATAAAGTTTGTAAACTTAAAGGACTTGCACAATTAAGAGATCAGCGAAAAGGACTTGCGTTTGGGCTAGCAGTTGGATTTATAGCAAACGTTCTGTTTTGTCTTGCTACTGGGTTGATAGTTTACAACTGTCATAGTGATATACCAAATTCGGCTAGAAACACAACAGTTTACGGTAATAAGTTTATCTAGTTACCGTagatttttctcagtttttcagattttttttaaatcttttaaaattacattatttaaatgtttgtttatcgATACTTGCTGAAAATATGGATTTTGTTCGGTTATAgaattttagaatttatttttatcaaaaaaatatcttccacgtgtagttttgataattttccgGATTTGgctttttctttgtttcttagTGGTTTAGAATTGggttttaaaatagatataggaaactTGTCATGTATCTTTTTAAATAGGATGTTCGAAAAATCGATTTTACTGCAAACCAAAATaagctttatttatatattttgaggtAAAGGGGGAAACATCTATAGGTCTTAAATACTATTTAAATGTTCACCAGATATGTCGAACCACAGGAACCTCGTAAAATCTTAATACATCATTTCTTACATGTCCGTTTTTTGTACTTGAGAGATGCAGTGTtggtaaaattaagaatggacaGGAGGGAAAcgtcatagagacaacaactcaATCAATCAGACCAAAATCACAAATGGGGTTTCAACACACCAGAAAATCTTGCCCtatcagtttattttattcataactttTATCTAACGAATGACTTCTTGTAGCTTAGTGTACAGAAATTTAAACCATTAATTTTAAGCTTAAAAGTAACCACACATTAGGCATGAGCATATTAATACAATTGATTCATAAGTGGATCCGGAACCAAGCAATTGTGCCGATTTACAGCTTGACATTGTATTGCCACGTGTATATTGTTGAAGTTGtgaaattgttattgttttttagttctgtctcattgacgtacgTCTCCTTTCGTTCTTTATAGACAATATGCGTAAATGTACGAAAATGAGTTTTATCctacaatattatatttacgcTTAAATGTATAGTTTCTATTTAATATTTACTTCCAAAACAGTTGAATTTGATTTGGGATGAACTTATATACTCGGGCCGCATTAAGGATCCAAATTGAACTGTAGGGTAAATAGTAATTTAAATATGACCTTTGATTGGTTAATACGAAAAGCAGGGTGCTGTGCAACTATTAACATATACAGACTACATGTTAATCACTCAATGTAATCTCAGAACAGCTGTATGTGTATGGTAGAAAGGTCGAGTGCAGGAAAACAATAGTATCAATTCGCATTTTCACCGGGTACCTTATATattcataataaagaaaaatactcGGAAAGTTACTGGTCACAGTTGAAATCATgtctatggttttttttttaaacttgccTACTTGAAGACCTGGAAAAAAATCTTACCGTCAAAACCCTTCAAATTGAAGCATATGCGACGCAAAACgtagaaatataaaacattgatcGAATTTGATGTAATATGTAGCAACATTCATAGTACCTTCTATCAGGATGGATGTTCAACAAAAAAACTTAGGCATTGTCAATATATGATACAGCAACGTACTTGTACATTTTCAAtctgtcaatatatataataatatgtacaaggatcttactatacaaatccttaaTATGTAGTATATTATATACcacaacatttttgaaattacagTAATTTATTTCACAGTTTAGTCCATTAAAGATATTTCTCAAGTATTAGGAAAAGTTATATGATACATCTTTCCTTTTTCTCAAGTCTATGACAAGTATCAATCACTataattggccgtttcagaatctaaagcatcatcGGTAtgatttcattgttcgtacaccaaaTTGAAAATAACGTCACGTCATCGGTTTTTccattgtttatgacatttttaaccaatcaggaCATTTTGATGTGCACATCTGAATAAATAACcaaggatgcattagattctgaaacggcgcaTTACTCTCATGTCCCTTTTGCATGTTTGCTTTTAGACCAAATTCTAAGACTTCTTCTACAATGCAGGTTTTTCCTAATTTGCATTTGCTTTTTATTGATTTCGCtattttctttctctttttgTGCAATAtagaaaatagcaaaatcaataaaaagaaaatgtaaactagaattaaagtatatacatTGTAGGGACAGAAAAATTCGGTTGGTTACCAATGTAACAAATGATATCGAGAatcaaagaaattaaatatcaagACTATCATTACTGCCCGACATGATAAGTAATGTGAATGCACAAAACAACAATGTCTGTACATAccgaaaaagaaaattgaaaaatgttctACAGTCTGAAAACAAATTATGCCATTTAACGCTGTCAATTTAAAGTATCTTATTTAAGGGCTAGCCTAAGCCTTTCTCGGATCGGTTCAATTCAAGACACAAAGATGGCAcgtatcatttatatttttttctttcagtttcAGAAACGAAGACAGTCTTTGCCACTGCTCCACAGACTATGAATGAAACAAATGGAGTCGCATTTACCGCTCTAATAAAGGATTCTACATTTGACAGCGATGCATTAAGAAATAATAGTGTTATTGTTTACGACTATATTGAGACGAATGTCGGCAATGGTTACAATAACACTTCTGGTATGTTTGTTGCGCCTTG
Coding sequences within it:
- the LOC134692783 gene encoding uncharacterized protein LOC134692783, encoding MDYRLVENAEHESSEFKIRSDLKPDKVCKLKGLAQLRDQRKGLAFGLAVGFIANVLFCLATGLIVYNCHSDIPNSARNTTVYVSETKTVFATAPQTMNETNGVAFTALIKDSTFDSDALRNNSVIVYDYIETNVGNGYNNTSGMFVAPCSGTYAFTWSVCVLGKRKKGSNGEVSIQLVKNRRVIFTVHSDTEIKWDDDCTSGFIIENLSENDQVFTRATRHLEGSIKNDAASRWAFSGWKLF